The nucleotide window ATTTTTTCCAGTATGGCCTCAACCTCCAGGGATAGTTGCTGCCGCCAGACCGAATCTGGAACCGAAACCAGCAGCGTATCATCCTCAAACCGGACGGCCTGTGACACTCCTGCAATTTTCTCGCCGACAATCTCGGGCCAATCGACGGCGATGCGCCACCCGCCCAGATTACGGGCCAGCCCGAGTTCGCCCAGA belongs to Candidatus Zixiibacteriota bacterium and includes:
- a CDS encoding DUF721 domain-containing protein, with the protein product LGELGLARNLGGWRIAVDWPEIVGEKIAGVSQAVRFEDDTLLVSVPDSVWRQQLSLEVEAILEKIHAVPGGKAVKKIHFVS